TAAGTGACCCTAATACGTAACCTAATAGTAATCTTTTCATAATTCCTAAATGTAGAAGGTGCAGATCATCTGCTATAGGTATATCCTTAATAATATCCATACCCTTGACATCTAGCAGCGGTGTTGGGCGTTTCTGGTGTCCAATGCAATAAGCACCGCTTCAGAATTCGGCATCAGTACGGTCTTCTGCTGTTCCTTCGAATATCATCTTTCTTTCAAAGCGTTTTCCcacaattttgcattttagGCAGGCATGAAATCCATTATGGCCTACAACTcctaaaatagaataaatgcGTAGTTTAGTATCCTTGTATGGTGCTTTGTTGTGTAATCTTAAGTTTTTTACCTTTGATTAACGACCTGGCTGGGGTGTCTGCAATAATTGCTCTAAGTGCAACACTTATTCGTCTTCCATTTATGAATATTCCGTTGTTAAGGAGGTGATTGAGCTCCGATACGAGGGGACGGAGATATTCTTCGACGTTATCCGGTTTCGTTGTACCGCAAAATACTCCAATTACCATTATTGGAACATCTGGTATAGTTGCATTGCGTATAGTTGCATTAGAATAGGCCAAAATTCTGTAGCTCCGCTATTATGTAATGGTAGACCATCCATTGACAAATTTAATACCAACGAATCGATACTCTGCGGCATTACTCTATAATGATAAAAaacgttaatttttttttaaacaaatgacACATGTATACAACACTGTATATATCACCGAAGGAATTGTTGAAGAGCATTTTCAATTCCTTGATACCACAGTTGCCCACCTGCTACAGACGCTATTTCCTTTCCTACGCCTACTGGAGTCTTCAAAAATGTCCtggaattttttggaaggtAAAAATTAGTGGTTTTGCGTAAGGTTtgtaataaatcatttaaaacaatatgcGGGACTTTATGCTTTAGAGCCCACAATCGCAATTCATGGACAAAGATTTGATTTTTGTGGGCTCTGTCGTCATCACTATACTCATCCTGATCTTCATCGCCGCTCTCGTCTGGCATGaaatttggaat
The DNA window shown above is from Anopheles funestus chromosome 3RL, idAnoFuneDA-416_04, whole genome shotgun sequence and carries:
- the LOC125769420 gene encoding uncharacterized protein LOC125769420, with translation MEKAKRAKISQLKYRMGKTIWSEMEKEWESENNSATVTSQEIQEFGQPIAQPAMEVLPIEEPPMDVSEDDEEENIPNFMPDESGDEDQDEYSDDDRAHKNQIFVHELRLWALKHKVPHIVLNDLLQTLRKTTNFYLPKNSRTFLKTPVGVGKEIASVAGGQLWYQGIENALQQFLRVMPQSIDSLVLNLSMDGLPLHNSGATEFWPILMQLYAMQLYQMFQ